In the Leptotrichia sp. oral taxon 223 genome, AACTAGATAAAGTATGCTTGACAATATCGCTGTTAGAACTCCCATTTGGGAAATAAACATTGTATTTACTCCAAGCACTTTGATTCTATAATATTCTGTCATTGGCTTTAGAAATTCCCATGTAAACAGCCACACAGAAGCAAATTTTAAATAAACGACAAAATTTTTATTTTTAAATGCTGTCTTTATGCTCACTTTTTTTATATTGCTTTCTGAATCAGGAACATAATGAAGACACATAAATATTGCTGAACCTATTGCCGAAAGTGACATTGCCGTTGTCAAGATAAGCATTGCATTTTTCCTGTCTGGCATTGATAAGACATATCCATAAAACAAAGTGTAAACCACAGTAGATAACGATGAAAACAAATTACGTTTCCCAAAATATTTCCCCCTTTCCTTTTTATCAATAATCTTCGTCATCACAGCTGTCCAGACGTTATTTGAAAAAGGCGAAACAAGAGCGTAAATAAGCATTACCGCAAAATAGACTTCCTGCCTTCTTATATCAAAAAGAACAGCAAAAGGCATAACACAAATAACCAGCCTTGAAACAGTCGCCGCTATTACCATCGTCCTTTTCCTGCTTCCAAGCAGAAGATTTACCCGCTTAGTAAATATCTGCAGCAAATATCCTGCTGTTGGCAATGATGATACAATTGATATAAAAAAAGAACTCATATTAAAATAAATCGCCAAGCTCAAAAGCACAAAACTCTGCATCCCTACTGAATATCCGTTAAAGAACATAACCTCCAGTATCGCATATTTTTTCGTATTTTCTAT is a window encoding:
- a CDS encoding MFS transporter, with protein sequence MDKEHSIENTKKYAILEVMFFNGYSVGMQSFVLLSLAIYFNMSSFFISIVSSLPTAGYLLQIFTKRVNLLLGSRKRTMVIAATVSRLVICVMPFAVLFDIRRQEVYFAVMLIYALVSPFSNNVWTAVMTKIIDKKERGKYFGKRNLFSSLSTVVYTLFYGYVLSMPDRKNAMLILTTAMSLSAIGSAIFMCLHYVPDSESNIKKVSIKTAFKNKNFVVYLKFASVWLFTWEFLKPMTEYYRIKVLGVNTMFISQMGVLTAILSSILYLVYGKLSDKYGNKTMLRMGIFFTTYYVLTYFSMTQDNKMSMLFAAAVIDAIGFTAITLSLLNLMMEVSGEPADAYVGAYAMVSGLSAILAGLFGGILGKFINNGVIYIFGEQFYTIRFAFVIGFILRLFSLLELTRVYSFEKTFVYAGGSSRIKSMFSKIMFSGSRYVIHSNKGKNEDFDEQNVDKEENVNGKSDESREEL